One genomic segment of Hydra vulgaris chromosome 14, alternate assembly HydraT2T_AEP includes these proteins:
- the LOC136091036 gene encoding zinc finger MYM-type protein 1-like, protein MSAVSSDFGYLSGHSLSKSSVNELKKKAANLSQIDKADLDSSDFQSEMASFKYQAAAMMDNFEKSSPIDILQLIYKYSLTDAYPNKTIAIRIFLTIPVTVATCERSFSKLKHIKHYMRSTIGQERLSSLAIISIENEVANNFDFDDVISEFASRKARKVALN, encoded by the coding sequence ATGTCTGCTGTATCCTCTGATTTTGGCTACCTCAGTGGGCATTCACTCTCTAAAAGTTCAGTGAATGAACTCAAGAAAAAAGCTGCAAATTTATCTCAAATTGACAAGGCAGATTTAGATTCTTCCGATTTCCAGTCAGAAATGGCAAGCTTTAAATATCAAGCTGCCGCAATGATGGACAACTTTGAAAAATCTAGCCCTATCGACATTTTGCAgctcatttataaatattctttgaCCGATGCTTATCCCAACAAAACAATTGCTATTCGCATCTTCCTCACCATACCAGTCACAGTTGCTACGTGTGAGAGAAGTTTCAGTAAACTTAAGCACATAAAACACTATATGAGGTCAACAATTGGCCAAGAACGTTTGTCTAGTTTGGCTATAATTTCAATTGAAAATGAAGTGGCAAACAACTTTGATTTTGATGATGTCATTAGTGAATTTGCCTCAAGAAAAGCCAGAAAAGTGGCATTGAACTAA
- the LOC136091037 gene encoding zinc finger MYM-type protein 1-like — protein MTQIIRYVRISDETCTIKESFVDFIESHQKTGKGLATEISEKLGKDGLSISDCRGQGYDNGANMSGIYNGVKAHIHSLNESVRFVPCAAHTLNLVGVHAAEVSPLMITFFGKVQAIFNFFSSFTSRWEKLMKTLTISLKGNSDTRWSTKKEAITPLHRQIKDVLQVLESIIHNPMTNAVTVSSAKELLIHIDFSFLCLLDFWCQIFSLIDRENKLFQSKIISIDIAVKKMKWLKAFIQNF, from the coding sequence ATGACTCAGATCATCAGGTATGTCCGCATCAGTGATGAAACCTGCACAATTAAAGAAAGCTTTGTGGACTTCATTGAATCTCACCAAAAAACCGGAAAAGGTCTTGCAACAGAAATAAGTGAAAAATTGGGGAAGGATGGTCTAAGCATTTCCGATTGCCGGGGCCAAGGCTATGACAATGGAGCCAATATGTCTGGAATATACAATGGCGTCAAAGCTCACATCCATTCTCTTAATGAGTCAGTAAGATTTGTTCCATGCGCAGCTCACACTTTAAATCTTGTTGGTGTTCATGCCGCTGAGGTTTCCCCACTCATGATTACGTTTTTTGGAAAGGTTCAAGccatctttaactttttttcaagctTCACGTCAAGATGGGAAAAACTGATGAAAACGTTGACCATCTCATTAAAGGGAAATAGTGACACAAGATGGTCTACCAAAAAAGAAGCAATTACACCATTGCACAGACAAATCAAAGATGTTCTTCAAGTTTTGGAATCCATTATCCACAATCCCATGACAAATGCTGTCACAGTTAGCAGTGCAAAAGAACTTCTCATTCATATTGATTTcagttttttgtgtttgttgGATTTCTGGTGTcaaattttttctctaattGACCGGGAAAACAAACTGTTTCAGTCAAAAATCATTTCAATTGACATTGccgtaaaaaaaatgaaatggtTGAAGGCTTTCATTCAGAATTTTTGA
- the LOC136091038 gene encoding zinc finger MYM-type protein 5-like — translation MPSFQAQLKWTFELHSEISEIPVASEKNFQHRDPATWLKITDKTRCFLIEHRSEQDRREFFPNTLCDFDNRMRHFSSKRYEKIHPNGKKSVRTWLQYSNKQNSLFCFCCLLFLTTKTNNFLEISKGFCDWKKLNPRIPEHENNNEHQRCYSDWKTLEKNLKEGKTLNSDL, via the coding sequence ATGCCTAGCTTTCAGGCCCAGCTGAAATGGACTTTTGAACTTCATTCAGAAATCTCAGAAATTCCAGTGGCCtcggaaaaaaattttcaacatagGGATCCAGCAACATGGCTTAAAATAACGGACAAAACAAGATGCTTTTTGATTGAGCATAGGTCAGAGCAAGACAGAAGAGAATTTTTCCCAAACACGCTGTGTGATTTTGACAACAGAATGCGACACTTCAGCTCAAAACGGTATGAAAAAATTCATCCCAATGGTAAAAAATCTGTTCGCACTTGGCTGCAGTACAgcaataaacaaaattctttattttgtttttgctgtttgttatttttaacaacaaaaaccaACAATTTCTTAGAAATTTCTAAAGGGTTTTGTGACTGGAAAAAACTAAACCCAAGAATTCCTGAGCATGAAAACAACAATGAACACCAAAGATGCTATTCTGATTGGAAAACTCTTGAAAAAAACCTCAAGGAAGGAAAGACCCTGAATTCTGATCTGTAG